A region from the Anomaloglossus baeobatrachus isolate aAnoBae1 chromosome 11, aAnoBae1.hap1, whole genome shotgun sequence genome encodes:
- the LOC142256675 gene encoding uncharacterized protein LOC142256675, with translation MLHFSKKVYNLNFFKYIEKDVRKRWRSVRDRFNKIRFEPGKSGSSPVKPNFIYYNELKFLSSGRVLRPTDGNIAPKKNMDRSQDNINPAQIQPAIEEEINTEQTHLESDVETRSLEPSVSNTNQDPQPVSYQKAKGKKKNIPSNKEINQDQLTNQTIEILKSATQDDEFDNFAISVACRLRKLPEKKKTSACMTAICGLLACFEDEGKFPTGGEIVHLCEKTFEQKSKPLVLTQSQPHFQTNKQRVGLYSECPDTYSAQNIQPYNPMKQSKEYSQSISENYHTTNILRNRPNEQMSGFYTNELFSQP, from the exons ATGTTACATTTTAGCAAAAAAGTTTATAATTTAAATTTCTTTAAATACATAGAAAAAGATGTACGGAAGCGATGGAGATCAGTCCGTGACAGATTCAATAAAATCAGATTTGAACCTGGTAAAAGTGGATCCTCGCCAGTTAAACCAAATTTTATTTATTATAATGAATTGAAATTCTTAAGTTCTGGCCGCGTTTTAAGACC GACCGACGGAAATATCGCTCCGAAAAAGAACATGGATAGATCACAAGATAATATCAATCCTGCACAAATACAACCAGCCATTGAGGAAGAAATTAATACCGAACAAACACATCTGGAGTCTGATGTTGAAACCAGATCATTGGAACCATCTGTTTCCAATACAAATCAAGATCCCCAACCTGTGAGTTATCAgaaagcaaaaggaaaaaaaaaaaatattccaagcaATAAAGAAATAAACCAAGATCAATTAACAAATCAAACTATTGAAATATTAAAATCAGCAACCCAAGATGATGAGTTTGACAATTTTGCCATTAGTGTCGCTTGTCGTTTAAGAAAattacctgaaaaaaaaaaaacctctgcatGTATGACTGCTATCTGTGGTTTATTGGCCTGTTTTGAGGATGAAGGTAAATTTCCAACAGGTGGTGAAATAGTTCATCTTTGTGAAAAAACATTTGAACAGAAATCCAAACCATTAGTTCTAACTCAGTCACAACCACAtttccaaacaaacaaacaaagagtTGGTTTGTATTCTGAATGTCCGGATACATATTCTGCCCAAAATATACAACCTTATAACCCTATGAAACAAAGCAAAGAATATTCTCAATCTATTAGTGAGAATTATCACACAACTAATATTTTGAGAAATAGACCAAACGAACAAATGTCTGGTTTTTACACAAATGAATTATTTTCACAGCCATGA